A genomic region of Mustela erminea isolate mMusErm1 chromosome 12, mMusErm1.Pri, whole genome shotgun sequence contains the following coding sequences:
- the LOC116570873 gene encoding translation initiation factor IF-2-like codes for MLQQSEAARGAPGGCGASQRTLPGGGENAPRTYPRRGSGASGGRRPGHAERPEGQVLGGRGEPGGGPSAAPEPRAAAGGGGGGGTRRARVGASARAREWAPTGTRAALLGDPAGGRSPALASWKPRVGARPRGRPGLRARTETALPLIRPRWASGRCVCPARARAEGRRAGSRTSAARVAAPRRGRAFLLMCLPASAFFAPRLQERLGAAFPACEARKGCMSEQHDCPLASKLSFF; via the exons ATGCTGCAGCAGAGCGAGGCAGCGCGGGGCGCGCCAGGCGGCTGCGGCGCG AGCCAAAGGACACTGCCCGGGGGAGGGGAGAACGCCCCGAGGACGTACCCGCGGCGGGGGTCAGGGGCGTCCGGAGGGCGGCGTCCGGGGCACGCGGAGCGGCCGGAGGGGCAG gtCCTCGGCGGCCGCGGCGAGCCAGGCGGCGGCCCGAGCGCAGCCCCGGAGCCCcgcgcggcggcgggcggcggcggcggcggggggacGCGGCGCGCCCGCGTGGGGGCCTCGGCCCGCGCCCGCGAGTGGGCGCCGACCGGGACCCGCGCCGCGCTCCTCGGGGACCCCGCGGGCGGCCGGAGCCCGGCGCTCGCCTCCTGGAAGCCGCGGGTCGGCGCTCGCCCCCGAGGGCGCCCGGGCCTCCGCGCTCGAACAGAAACTGCTCTTCCATTGATCCGGCCCCGTTGGGCGAGCGGCCGGTGCGTGTGCCCCGCGCGAGCGCGTGCGGAAGGCAGAAGGGCAGGAAGTCGGACTTCTGCAGCGAGGGTGGCCGCACCGCGCAGGGGACGAGCCTTCCTATTGATGTGTCTGCCGGCCTCTGCCTTCTTCGCCCCAAGACTTCAGGAGCGTCTCGGAGCTGCGTTCCCCGCGTGTGAGGCACGGAAGGGCTGCATGTCTGAACAACATGATTGTCCATTAGCCTccaaactttcctttttttaa